A single window of Helicobacter pylori NCTC 11637 = CCUG 17874 = ATCC 43504 = JCM 12093 DNA harbors:
- a CDS encoding glycosyltransferase family 8 protein — MDTQNLPDQVIPIFMSFDKNYALGAGVCLYSLLSHASRHTSMIDFSPLNQSNQLLGANIVYKIHCLIKGVTLEQQNKLLKTLEPFKTFASLEFIDINSLDHSIESYLNESCSKRYGGLLILCRLLLASLFPNYSKIISIDVDTVFLGDVVSAYFALDNEPTKLLGMVRDTFSHLPFEAFCHFIERACKNFKIDFSRFSQNELQRIHQGFNMGFLVANLDLWRENGFEKIALEFLKTRGKDLFYPEQCLINMVFLERILELPIYYNCYSDSFSQHYPKNIIMLHFIQYKPWRSVSSLNGRLICYEAEAGFWLANLFCTPFKNDFFKERLEMAKDQQMQSFKTHIRSKTIRDYFYFRIKNILKKVFKLS, encoded by the coding sequence ATGGATACGCAAAATTTACCCGATCAAGTTATCCCTATTTTTATGAGTTTTGATAAGAATTACGCGCTAGGGGCAGGAGTTTGCCTTTATTCTTTACTCTCCCATGCGAGCAGACACACAAGCATGATAGACTTTAGCCCCTTAAATCAAAGCAACCAACTTTTAGGCGCTAACATCGTGTATAAAATCCATTGTTTGATTAAAGGAGTCACTTTAGAGCAGCAAAACAAGCTTTTAAAAACCCTTGAGCCTTTTAAAACATTCGCTTCATTAGAGTTTATAGACATCAATTCGCTCGATCATTCCATAGAAAGTTATCTCAATGAGTCTTGCTCCAAGCGTTATGGCGGGCTTCTCATTTTATGCCGGCTTTTGCTCGCTTCGCTCTTCCCTAATTATTCTAAAATCATTTCCATAGATGTGGATACGGTGTTTTTGGGCGATGTTGTAAGCGCTTATTTTGCGCTGGATAATGAACCCACTAAATTGCTTGGCATGGTGAGAGACACATTTTCTCACCTTCCTTTTGAAGCTTTTTGTCATTTTATTGAGCGTGCTTGTAAGAATTTTAAGATTGATTTTTCACGCTTTAGCCAAAACGAATTACAACGCATCCATCAGGGCTTTAACATGGGCTTTTTGGTAGCGAATTTAGATTTGTGGCGCGAAAATGGGTTTGAAAAGATCGCTTTAGAGTTTTTGAAAACTAGGGGGAAAGATCTTTTCTACCCTGAGCAGTGTTTAATCAATATGGTGTTTTTAGAGCGTATTTTAGAATTGCCTATTTATTATAATTGCTATTCTGATTCTTTCAGCCAGCACTACCCTAAAAATATTATCATGCTCCATTTCATCCAATACAAGCCGTGGCGTTCTGTGAGTTCTTTGAATGGGCGTTTGATTTGCTATGAAGCTGAAGCGGGTTTTTGGCTCGCCAACCTTTTTTGCACCCCTTTTAAAAACGATTTTTTTAAAGAACGCCTTGAAATGGCTAAAGACCAACAAATGCAATCTTTTAAAACCCATATCCGATCAAAAACGATTAGGGATTATTTTTATTTTAGGATAAAAAATATTTTGAAAAAAGTTTTCAAACTTTCTTAA
- a CDS encoding sulfatase-like hydrolase/transferase — MEKLLKFLKFFASSVTLDEKFLIFLLCNALSNAYKNSDLFSFSKGFLGAFLIGFVVYYGCALIPKKRLRYSLEWLFIGSGIIFSVAEIFTLFMFKMSFSKGLIDTLLATNSPETMAFIKSYKNYLLYYAFILIALLIVIKIIRFRALVPGVIAGVLGLSILTIGSVRNIKHLTKNDAILKRSLFSLSLTRGFYSAYLSLTDRQQAIKFYSFLNNLYLPSDYLSSTGDVSNVILVIGESASRNFMQLYGYNAPNNPLLSQLANERERE, encoded by the coding sequence ATGGAAAAATTATTGAAGTTTTTAAAATTCTTTGCCAGTAGCGTAACTCTAGATGAAAAGTTTTTAATATTCCTTCTTTGCAACGCTCTTTCTAACGCTTACAAAAATAGCGATTTGTTTTCTTTCTCTAAAGGCTTTTTAGGCGCTTTTTTAATCGGGTTTGTGGTGTATTATGGTTGCGCGCTAATCCCTAAAAAACGCTTGCGGTATTCATTAGAATGGCTGTTTATAGGAAGCGGTATTATTTTTAGCGTGGCAGAAATTTTTACGCTGTTTATGTTTAAAATGTCTTTTTCCAAAGGCTTGATTGACACGCTTTTAGCCACAAACAGCCCTGAAACGATGGCGTTTATAAAAAGCTATAAAAATTATTTGCTTTACTACGCTTTTATTTTGATCGCTTTATTGATTGTTATTAAAATCATTCGCTTTAGAGCGCTTGTGCCTGGTGTGATAGCGGGCGTTTTAGGGCTTTCTATCCTCACCATAGGGAGCGTTCGTAACATTAAACACCTTACAAAGAACGATGCGATTTTAAAAAGATCACTCTTTTCTCTTTCTTTAACTAGGGGGTTTTATTCCGCCTATTTGAGCTTAACTGATCGCCAACAAGCCATAAAATTTTATAGCTTTTTAAATAACCTTTATTTACCAAGCGATTATCTTTCTAGCACGGGCGATGTTTCAAATGTTATCTTAGTCATCGGCGAAAGCGCGAGCAGAAATTTCATGCAACTCTATGGCTATAACGCCCCTAATAATCCCTTATTGAGCCAACTCGCCAACGAGAGAGAGAGAGAGTAA
- a CDS encoding phosphoethanolamine transferase has product MFSDTISKEAHTSDVFESLLNYSNAETNKPWYHYHNMIDIFKRSHYETFWLEKQIVDQWGITQNLVSNRSKNRYYILGNYGAYDEELVKFYSKNVQPQLKSKNFIVFHLLGSHSWYADRFPKSFAKFKPSDLSFSNLHVSNDRDKQIVADYVNSLYYNDFVLNGIFNLFKDKDAIVFYLSDHAQDIFESGSTYGHRCSKAGLEIPFMIYVSDIFKEKHPEKVKLIKNALNKPFMSDDLIHSLLPLVGIHTKDEIESKNLFSPKFNAQRKRIVCYGSMDYDRTK; this is encoded by the coding sequence GTGTTTTCTGACACGATAAGCAAAGAAGCCCACACCTCTGATGTCTTTGAAAGCCTGCTCAATTACAGCAACGCTGAAACGAATAAGCCTTGGTATCATTATCATAACATGATAGACATTTTCAAGCGATCCCATTATGAAACTTTTTGGTTAGAAAAACAAATCGTCGATCAATGGGGGATCACACAAAATCTAGTCTCTAATCGTTCTAAAAACCGCTACTATATTTTAGGAAACTATGGTGCATACGATGAAGAGCTAGTGAAATTTTATTCTAAAAATGTCCAACCCCAATTAAAAAGCAAGAATTTTATCGTGTTCCATTTGCTTGGCTCTCATTCTTGGTATGCCGATCGTTTCCCTAAAAGCTTTGCCAAATTCAAACCAAGCGATTTGTCTTTTTCTAATTTGCATGTGAGCAATGATAGAGACAAACAAATCGTTGCTGATTATGTCAATTCGCTTTATTATAACGACTTTGTTTTGAATGGGATTTTTAACCTCTTTAAAGATAAAGACGCTATTGTGTTTTATTTGAGCGATCATGCTCAAGATATTTTTGAAAGCGGCTCCACTTATGGGCATAGGTGTTCTAAAGCGGGCTTAGAAATCCCTTTTATGATTTACGTGAGCGATATTTTTAAAGAAAAACACCCCGAGAAAGTGAAGTTGATTAAAAACGCTTTAAATAAACCTTTCATGAGCGATGATTTAATCCACTCTCTTTTGCCTTTGGTAGGCATTCACACTAAAGATGAGATAGAGAGTAAAAACCTTTTTAGCCCTAAATTTAACGCCCAAAGAAAAAGGATCGTTTGTTATGGCAGCATGGATTATGATAGGACTAAATAA
- a CDS encoding UDP-N-acetylmuramate dehydrogenase, which produces MLETIIDFSRYSSVKIGAPLKVSVLESDDEISQEHQIIGLANNLLIAPSVKNLALLGKNYDYICDQGEWVEVGGAANASKIFNYFRANDLEGLEFLGQLPGTLGALVKMNAGMKEFEIKNVLESACINNQWLEKEALGLGYRSSGFSGVVLRARFKKTHGFREGVLKACQSMRKSHPKLPNFGSCFKNPPNDYAGRLLEGVGLRGYCLKRVGFAKEHANFLVNLGGAEFEEALDLIELAKARVLQEYGIHLEEEVKILR; this is translated from the coding sequence ATGCTAGAAACCATTATTGATTTTTCTCGTTACAGCAGCGTGAAGATCGGCGCGCCTTTAAAAGTGAGCGTTTTAGAAAGCGATGATGAAATTTCTCAAGAACACCAGATCATAGGTTTAGCGAACAACCTTTTAATCGCTCCTAGCGTGAAAAATCTCGCTTTATTAGGAAAAAACTACGATTATATTTGCGATCAAGGTGAGTGGGTGGAGGTAGGGGGAGCGGCCAATGCGTCTAAAATTTTTAATTATTTTAGGGCGAATGATTTAGAGGGTTTGGAATTTTTAGGGCAATTGCCTGGCACTTTAGGAGCGTTAGTTAAAATGAATGCCGGCATGAAAGAATTTGAAATCAAAAATGTTTTAGAAAGCGCTTGCATTAATAATCAATGGCTAGAAAAAGAAGCTTTGGGGTTGGGCTATCGCAGCAGCGGGTTTAGCGGCGTTGTTTTAAGGGCGAGGTTTAAAAAAACGCATGGCTTTAGAGAAGGGGTTTTAAAAGCGTGTCAAAGCATGCGCAAAAGCCACCCCAAATTGCCTAATTTTGGGAGCTGTTTCAAAAACCCGCCTAACGATTATGCGGGCAGGCTTTTAGAGGGCGTGGGCTTAAGAGGTTATTGTTTGAAAAGAGTGGGCTTTGCCAAAGAGCATGCGAATTTTTTGGTGAATTTGGGGGGTGCAGAATTTGAAGAAGCCCTAGATCTGATAGAACTCGCCAAAGCCAGAGTGTTACAAGAATACGGCATTCATTTGGAAGAAGAAGTGAAAATTTTAAGGTAG
- the fliQ gene encoding flagellar biosynthesis protein FliQ, which yields MESQLMKLAIETYKITLMISLPVLLAGLVVGLLVSIFQATTQINEMTLSFVPKILAVIGVLILTMPWMTNMLLDYTKTLIKLIPKIIG from the coding sequence ATGGAATCACAACTCATGAAACTCGCCATTGAGACTTATAAAATCACTTTGATGATTTCTTTACCGGTATTACTAGCGGGCTTAGTGGTGGGGCTATTAGTCAGTATTTTTCAAGCGACCACTCAAATCAATGAAATGACTTTGTCTTTTGTGCCTAAGATTTTAGCCGTGATTGGGGTGTTGATTTTAACCATGCCGTGGATGACGAACATGCTTTTAGATTACACCAAAACCTTAATCAAGCTCATTCCTAAAATCATAGGCTAG
- the fliI gene encoding flagellar protein export ATPase FliI: MPLKSLKNRLNQHFELSPRYGSVKKIMPNIVYADGFNPSVGDVVKIEKSDGSECVGMVVVAEKEQFGFTPFNFIEGARAGDKVLFLKEGLNFPVGRNLLGRVLNPLGQVIDNKGALDYERLAPVITTPIAPLKRGLIDEVFSVGVKSIDGLLTCGKGQKLGIFAGSGVGKSTLMGMITRGCLAPIKVIALIGERGREIPEFIEKNLKGDLSSCVLVVATSDDSPLMRKYGAFCAMSVAEYFKNQGLDVLFIMDSVTRFAMAQREIGLALGEPPTSKGYPPSALSLLPQLMERAGKEENKGSITAFFSVLVEGDDLSDPIADQARSILDGHIVLSRELTDYGIYPPINILNSASRVAKDITSESQNLYARKFRRLYALLKENEMLIRIGSYQMGNDKELDEAIKKKALMEQFLAQDENALQPFEQSFQQLEEILR, translated from the coding sequence ATGCCCCTAAAATCCTTAAAAAACCGCTTGAATCAGCATTTTGAACTATCGCCTCGTTATGGGAGCGTGAAAAAAATCATGCCCAATATCGTTTATGCGGATGGTTTTAACCCCTCTGTGGGCGATGTGGTGAAGATTGAAAAAAGCGATGGCAGCGAATGCGTGGGAATGGTGGTGGTGGCAGAAAAAGAGCAGTTTGGTTTCACGCCCTTTAATTTTATAGAGGGGGCTAGGGCTGGCGATAAGGTGCTGTTTTTAAAAGAGGGGTTGAATTTCCCTGTGGGCCGTAATCTTTTAGGGAGGGTGCTTAACCCTTTAGGGCAAGTCATTGACAATAAGGGGGCGCTAGATTATGAGCGATTAGCGCCTGTCATTACAACGCCTATAGCCCCTTTAAAAAGAGGCTTGATTGATGAGGTTTTTAGCGTGGGGGTGAAGAGCATTGATGGGCTTTTGACTTGCGGTAAGGGGCAAAAACTGGGCATTTTTGCCGGCTCTGGGGTGGGCAAATCCACGCTAATGGGCATGATCACTAGGGGTTGCTTAGCGCCGATTAAAGTGATCGCTTTGATTGGGGAAAGGGGCAGAGAAATCCCTGAATTTATAGAGAAAAACTTAAAAGGGGATTTAAGCTCTTGCGTGTTGGTGGTCGCTACGAGCGATGATAGCCCTTTGATGCGCAAATACGGGGCTTTTTGCGCGATGAGCGTGGCGGAGTATTTTAAAAACCAAGGGCTAGATGTGTTATTCATCATGGATTCAGTGACTCGTTTCGCTATGGCTCAAAGAGAAATCGGTTTAGCTTTAGGCGAACCGCCCACTTCCAAAGGCTACCCCCCATCCGCACTTTCTTTATTGCCTCAATTGATGGAGAGAGCGGGCAAGGAAGAAAATAAGGGGAGCATCACGGCTTTTTTTAGCGTGCTAGTAGAGGGCGATGATTTGAGCGACCCCATAGCCGATCAAGCTAGGAGTATTTTAGATGGGCATATTGTCTTAAGCAGGGAATTGACCGATTATGGGATCTACCCGCCTATTAATATTTTAAACTCCGCATCAAGGGTGGCTAAAGACATTACCAGCGAGTCTCAAAACCTTTATGCGAGAAAATTCCGCCGTTTGTATGCGTTGTTGAAAGAAAATGAAATGCTCATTCGCATCGGCTCTTATCAAATGGGGAACGATAAAGAGCTTGATGAAGCGATTAAGAAAAAGGCTTTAATGGAGCAGTTTTTAGCGCAAGATGAAAACGCTTTACAGCCTTTTGAACAAAGCTTTCAGCAATTAGAAGAAATCTTAAGATAA
- a CDS encoding CpaF/VirB11 family protein, whose amino-acid sequence METLQTHRVLQALIGHFTPFLESGITELIINTEQELWLYKVNNTREKRGHALFDKAFLLRFCEQLASFRGLFFDEEHPTLNCSIPFTRYRVSANHFSITTNNQITLNIRVPRLKPLSLDDFTFKASDPKGLKNLALKGHNILISGETSSGKTSLLNALLDCVNKDERVVSVEDSQELDLKAFSNCVGLLVGKQENTRFNYEDALNMAMRLNPDRLIVGEIDTRNAALFLRLGNTGHKGMLSTIHANSAQNTLEALSLNLSMRYTHSLDKDLMRAYFKSAIDVIVHVNRINNERQIAEVLWTKEL is encoded by the coding sequence TTGGAAACCTTGCAAACCCATAGAGTTTTACAAGCCCTAATCGGCCATTTTACCCCTTTTTTAGAAAGCGGGATCACCGAGCTGATCATCAACACCGAGCAGGAGCTTTGGCTTTATAAAGTCAATAACACACGAGAAAAAAGAGGGCATGCGCTTTTTGATAAGGCGTTTTTGCTGAGATTTTGCGAGCAATTGGCTAGTTTTAGGGGGTTGTTTTTTGATGAAGAGCACCCCACTTTAAATTGCTCTATCCCTTTCACGCGCTATAGGGTGAGCGCGAATCATTTTAGCATCACCACGAACAATCAAATCACGCTCAATATCCGTGTGCCTAGGCTTAAGCCCTTAAGTTTAGACGATTTCACTTTTAAAGCAAGCGATCCAAAGGGTTTGAAAAATTTAGCCCTAAAAGGGCATAACATTCTCATTAGCGGGGAAACTTCAAGCGGTAAAACAAGCTTATTAAACGCTCTTTTAGATTGCGTCAATAAAGATGAAAGGGTGGTGAGCGTTGAAGACAGCCAAGAATTGGATTTAAAAGCGTTTAGTAATTGCGTGGGGCTTTTAGTGGGCAAGCAAGAGAACACGCGCTTTAATTATGAAGACGCTCTCAATATGGCCATGCGCTTAAACCCGGACAGGCTCATTGTGGGCGAGATTGACACCAGGAATGCAGCACTTTTTTTGCGTTTAGGAAACACCGGGCATAAGGGCATGCTCTCAACCATTCACGCTAATAGCGCTCAAAACACTTTAGAAGCCCTTTCACTGAATTTAAGCATGCGTTATACGCATTCTTTGGATAAGGATTTGATGCGAGCGTATTTTAAGAGCGCGATTGATGTGATCGTGCATGTGAATAGAATCAACAATGAGCGCCAAATCGCTGAAGTCTTATGGACTAAAGAGCTTTAA
- the ileS gene encoding isoleucine--tRNA ligase: MKEYKDTLNLNTTTFSMKGNLSVNEPKTYAKWQKQQAFKRMQNRKDNHGDFTLHDGPPYANGHLHLGHALNKILKDIVIKREYFKGKKIYYTPGWDCHGLPIEQQILERLEKEKTSLENPTLFREKCRDHAKKFLEIQKNEFLQLGVLGDFEDPYKTMDFKFEASIYRALVEVAKKGLLKERHKPIYWSYACESALAEAEVEYKMKKSPSIFVAFGLKKESLEKLKVKKASLVIWTTTPWTLYANVAIALKKDAIYALTQKGYLVAKALHEKLAALGVVDSEIAHEFNANDLEYLKALNPLNQRDSLITLGEHVGLEDGTGAVHTAPGHGEEDYYLGLKYNLEVLMSVDEKGCYDEGIIHKKLLDESYLGEHVFKAQKRIIEQLGDSLLLEQEIEHSYPHCWRTHKPVIYRATTQWFILMDEPFIQNDGSQKTLREVALDAIEKVEFVPSSGKNRLKTMIENRPDWCLSRQRKWGVPLAFFIDKRTNKPCFESEVLEHVANLFEKKGCDVWWEYSVKDLLPPSYQENATYYEKVMHILDVWFDSGSTFKAVLEDYHGEKGRSPSDVVLEGSDQHRGWFQSSLLIGCVLNNQAPFKKVITHGFIVDEKGEKMSKSKGNVVSLDNLLKKHGSDVVRLWVAFNDYQNDLRVSQTFFIQTEQHYKKFRNTLKFLLANFSDMDLKNLEHPHDFSPLDHFILEALETISAGVNSAFEEHDFVKGLNILMAFVANELSGIYLDACKDSLYCDSKNNEKRQAIQMVLLAVASQLCYFLAPILTHTIEEVLEHSQVLCAFLQAKDVFDLKGISVLEKLHLKEFKKPENFEAVLALRSAFNEELDRLKKEGVIKNSLECAIEVKEKALRENLVEELLMVSFVGVAKEKLSETPAFTLFKAPFYKCPRCWRFKSELENTPCKRCEQVLKEW, encoded by the coding sequence GTGAAAGAATACAAAGACACCCTAAACTTAAACACAACCACCTTTTCTATGAAAGGGAATTTGAGCGTTAATGAGCCTAAAACTTACGCCAAATGGCAAAAGCAACAAGCGTTCAAACGCATGCAAAATAGGAAAGATAACCATGGGGATTTCACTTTGCATGACGGGCCGCCTTATGCGAACGGGCATTTGCATTTAGGGCATGCCTTAAATAAAATTTTAAAAGACATTGTTATTAAAAGGGAATATTTTAAAGGGAAGAAAATCTATTACACGCCCGGTTGGGATTGCCATGGCTTGCCCATTGAGCAGCAAATTTTAGAGCGATTAGAAAAAGAAAAAACGAGCCTAGAAAACCCCACGCTGTTTAGAGAAAAGTGCCGAGATCATGCGAAAAAATTTTTAGAAATCCAAAAGAATGAATTTTTGCAATTAGGCGTTTTGGGGGATTTTGAAGATCCTTATAAAACCATGGATTTTAAATTTGAAGCGAGCATTTATAGGGCTTTAGTGGAAGTGGCTAAAAAAGGGCTTTTGAAAGAGCGCCACAAGCCCATTTATTGGAGTTATGCATGCGAGAGCGCTTTAGCGGAAGCTGAAGTGGAATACAAAATGAAAAAATCGCCCTCCATTTTCGTAGCGTTTGGTTTGAAAAAGGAGAGTTTAGAAAAATTAAAAGTCAAAAAAGCGAGCTTAGTGATTTGGACGACCACGCCTTGGACTTTGTATGCGAATGTGGCGATCGCTTTGAAAAAAGACGCTATCTATGCGCTCACCCAAAAAGGCTACTTAGTCGCTAAAGCCCTGCATGAAAAATTAGCCGCTTTAGGGGTGGTGGATAGTGAGATTGCGCATGAATTCAATGCCAATGATTTAGAATACTTGAAAGCGCTTAATCCTTTAAACCAAAGAGATTCCCTAATCACTCTAGGAGAGCATGTCGGTTTAGAAGATGGCACAGGAGCCGTGCATACCGCGCCTGGGCATGGTGAAGAGGACTATTATTTGGGCTTAAAATACAATCTAGAAGTGTTAATGTCCGTAGATGAAAAGGGTTGTTATGATGAGGGCATTATCCATAAGAAATTATTAGATGAAAGCTATCTGGGCGAGCATGTTTTTAAGGCTCAAAAACGCATTATAGAGCAATTGGGCGATTCTTTATTGCTAGAGCAAGAGATTGAGCATTCCTACCCGCATTGTTGGAGGACGCACAAGCCTGTGATTTACAGAGCGACCACGCAATGGTTTATTTTAATGGATGAGCCTTTTATCCAAAATGATGGCTCTCAAAAAACCTTAAGAGAAGTGGCTTTAGATGCGATTGAAAAGGTGGAATTTGTGCCAAGCAGCGGGAAAAACCGCCTAAAAACCATGATAGAAAACCGCCCTGATTGGTGCTTGAGCCGGCAAAGAAAATGGGGCGTGCCACTGGCCTTTTTCATAGACAAACGCACGAATAAGCCTTGTTTTGAAAGCGAAGTTTTAGAGCATGTGGCCAATCTTTTTGAAAAAAAAGGCTGTGATGTGTGGTGGGAATACAGCGTGAAAGATTTATTACCCCCTAGCTATCAAGAGAACGCCACGTATTACGAAAAAGTCATGCACATTTTAGACGTGTGGTTTGATAGCGGTAGCACCTTTAAGGCGGTTTTAGAAGACTATCATGGAGAAAAAGGGCGAAGTCCTAGCGATGTGGTTTTAGAAGGGAGCGATCAGCATAGGGGGTGGTTTCAAAGCTCGCTTCTAATCGGTTGTGTTTTAAACAACCAAGCCCCTTTTAAAAAGGTCATTACGCATGGCTTTATCGTAGATGAAAAGGGCGAGAAAATGAGTAAATCTAAGGGCAATGTGGTGTCTTTGGACAACTTGCTCAAAAAGCATGGGAGCGATGTGGTGCGTTTGTGGGTAGCGTTCAATGACTATCAAAACGATTTGAGGGTCTCTCAAACCTTTTTCATTCAAACAGAACAGCATTATAAGAAATTCCGCAACACCTTGAAATTCTTACTCGCCAATTTTAGCGATATGGATCTTAAGAATTTAGAACACCCCCATGACTTCAGCCCTTTAGATCATTTTATATTAGAGGCTTTAGAAACCATAAGCGCTGGAGTCAATAGCGCGTTTGAAGAGCATGATTTTGTGAAGGGCTTGAATATTTTAATGGCGTTTGTTGCCAATGAATTGAGCGGGATTTATTTAGACGCTTGTAAGGATAGCTTGTATTGCGATAGCAAAAACAATGAAAAACGCCAAGCCATTCAAATGGTCTTACTCGCTGTGGCCAGTCAATTGTGCTACTTTTTAGCCCCGATTTTAACGCACACGATTGAAGAAGTTTTAGAGCATAGTCAGGTGCTGTGCGCGTTTTTGCAAGCTAAAGATGTGTTTGATTTGAAAGGCATTAGCGTTTTAGAAAAACTCCACCTTAAAGAGTTTAAAAAACCAGAAAATTTTGAAGCCGTTTTAGCCTTGCGTTCTGCCTTTAATGAAGAGTTAGACCGATTGAAAAAAGAAGGCGTCATTAAAAATTCGTTGGAATGCGCTATTGAAGTGAAAGAAAAAGCGTTGCGTGAAAATTTAGTAGAAGAATTGCTGATGGTAAGCTTTGTAGGGGTTGCAAAAGAAAAATTGAGCGAAACGCCAGCATTCACGCTCTTTAAAGCCCCCTTTTATAAATGCCCCAGGTGTTGGCGTTTTAAAAGCGAGCTAGAAAACACCCCTTGCAAGCGTTGCGAACAGGTTTTAAAAGAGTGGTGA
- a CDS encoding RNA-binding S4 domain-containing protein, whose product MRIDKFLQSVGLVKRRVLATDMCNVGAVWINGSCAKASKEVKIGDAISLHYLKGIEEYTILQIPTLKNVPRKDTHLYIAPKTKE is encoded by the coding sequence ATGCGAATAGACAAATTTTTACAATCAGTGGGTTTAGTGAAACGGCGCGTTTTAGCGACAGATATGTGCAATGTGGGGGCGGTGTGGATCAATGGGAGTTGTGCTAAGGCTAGTAAAGAAGTGAAAATAGGCGATGCGATTAGCTTGCATTATTTAAAAGGGATAGAAGAATACACGATTTTACAAATCCCCACTTTAAAAAATGTGCCGCGAAAAGACACGCACCTTTATATCGCTCCTAAAACAAAAGAATAA
- the rlmN gene encoding 23S rRNA (adenine(2503)-C(2))-methyltransferase RlmN — protein MKASIYDFTLDELSQLLKPSFRAKQLYLWLYAKYKTSFKDMQNNFSKDFIAYLEQEFTLRTIEITHVRKSVDGSKKYLFKSLRDNHTFEAVLLKMKDKKIDEETNAVLEGEKYTVCVSCQIGCQVGCSFCFTQKGGFVRNLKASEIIQQALLIKEDNNLPLEKALNIVFMGMGEPLNNLDEVCKAIEIFNTGMQISPKRITISTSGVADKIPILAGKNLGVQLAISLHAVDDKTRSSLMPLNKKYNIECVLNEVRKWPLEQRKRVMFEYLLIKDLNDSLDCAKKLLKLLNGIKSKVNLILFNPHEGSKFERPSLESAKMFADFLNSKGLLCTIRESKALDIEAACGQLREKKLSQQI, from the coding sequence ATGAAAGCGAGCATTTATGATTTCACTTTAGATGAATTGAGTCAGCTTTTAAAACCAAGTTTTAGGGCTAAACAGCTTTATTTGTGGCTCTATGCGAAGTATAAAACAAGCTTTAAAGACATGCAAAATAATTTTTCAAAAGATTTTATCGCTTATTTAGAGCAAGAATTTACTTTGCGCACGATAGAAATCACGCATGTGAGAAAGAGTGTTGATGGCTCTAAAAAATACCTTTTTAAATCTTTAAGAGACAACCACACTTTTGAAGCGGTGTTGTTGAAAATGAAAGACAAAAAGATTGATGAAGAAACGAACGCCGTTTTAGAGGGGGAAAAATACACCGTATGCGTGTCTTGTCAAATCGGCTGTCAAGTGGGTTGCTCGTTTTGTTTCACTCAAAAAGGCGGTTTTGTAAGAAACTTAAAAGCGAGCGAGATCATCCAGCAAGCCCTACTCATTAAAGAAGACAATAACCTCCCCCTTGAAAAAGCGCTCAATATTGTTTTTATGGGAATGGGTGAGCCTTTGAACAATTTAGATGAGGTGTGTAAAGCGATTGAGATTTTTAATACCGGCATGCAAATTTCGCCTAAAAGAATCACGATTTCCACTAGCGGCGTAGCCGATAAAATCCCTATTTTAGCGGGCAAAAATTTAGGCGTGCAATTAGCCATATCCTTACACGCCGTAGATGACAAAACGCGCTCATCTTTAATGCCCTTGAATAAAAAATACAATATTGAATGCGTTTTGAATGAAGTGAGGAAATGGCCTTTAGAGCAACGAAAAAGAGTGATGTTTGAATACCTTTTGATCAAAGATTTGAACGATAGCCTAGACTGCGCTAAAAAACTTCTAAAACTTTTAAACGGCATTAAATCCAAAGTGAATTTGATTTTATTCAACCCGCATGAAGGCTCTAAGTTTGAACGCCCCAGTTTAGAGAGCGCTAAAATGTTTGCGGATTTTTTAAACTCCAAAGGCTTATTATGCACCATTAGAGAGTCTAAAGCCTTGGATATTGAAGCGGCTTGTGGGCAATTGAGAGAGAAAAAACTCTCCCAACAAATTTGA